The following are encoded together in the Citrus sinensis cultivar Valencia sweet orange chromosome 1, DVS_A1.0, whole genome shotgun sequence genome:
- the LOC107177618 gene encoding U-box domain-containing protein 11-like encodes MSAPRVRETINNCVSRSQSDSYEDQQKALQTLASITRVSPQYRSLLAQTDGAISTLLGLSKSSSPIIRTLSLSILLNLSLNPDLKQSLASMETIYRLNWIIQSSSSQETVKLASSLICSLAMLDKNKARFGVAGTVQVLVKAVSAPSNPAGHHLLSSLAELVQFHGNSTLAVRAGAVSELIHLIGSTEAEDLAGTSLAVLNLLARFDEGMIALTKTDQIVSLMVDVLKGRSMFSKEGAADILLRLFEESEGCVRDASRLPEFSTLLADLSIRGSTKARERASQLMKKIMDSNLDPYIDASSMIYQW; translated from the coding sequence ATGTCAGCACCTCGGGTCCGTGAAACCATCAACAATTGTGTCTCTCGATCACAATCAGACTCCTATGAAGATCAGCAAAAAGCTCTCCAGACTTTGGCTTCCATCACCAGGGTAAGTCCCCAGTACAGGAGCTTGCTCGCGCAAACTGATGGAGCTATATCGACTCTTCTTGGCCTCTCAAAATCCTCCTCCCCCATCATCCGAACTCTCTCGCTATCCATCCTTCTCAATCTCTCCTTGAATCCTGACCTGAAACAGTCTCTTGCCTCGATGGAAACCATTTATCGTCTCAATTGGATAATCCAATCCTCGAGCTCCCAAGAAACCGTCAAGTTAGCTTCCTCTTTGATTTGCAGCTTGGCAATGCTAGACAAGAACAAGGCCAGGTTTGGAGTAGCCGGGACCGTACAAGTTCTTGTAAAGGCAGTTTCGGCACCCAGTAATCCTGCCGGCCATCATCTGCTTAGTTCATTAGCAGAGCTAGTGCAGTTCCATGGGAACTCCACTCTAGCTGTCCGAGCAGGCGCAGTCTCAGAGCTAATCCATCTGATAGGAAGCACTGAAGCTGAAGACCTCGCCGGGACGTCGCTAGCTGTTCTGAATCTGCTTGCCAGGTTTGATGAAGGAATGATTGCTTTAACAAAAACTGACCAGATTGTGAGCTTAATGGTGGATGTTCTAAAAGGGAGAAGCATGTTTAGCAAAGAGGGTGCTGCCGATATTTTGCTTCgcttatttgaagaaagtgAGGGCTGTGTGAGAGATGCATCCAGGTTGCCTGAGTTTTCAACTCTGCTAGCTGATCTTTCCATTAGAGGATCGACCAAAGCTCGCGAAAGGGCTAGTCAGTTGATGAAAAAGATAATGGATTCTAATTTGGATCCCTATATTGATGCAAGCTCCATGATTTACCAATGGTAA
- the LOC102626093 gene encoding uncharacterized protein LOC102626093 isoform X2, translated as MSYSSTTMGSGSQSRRPFEFGRTHVVRPKGKHQATIVWLHGLSDKGSSWSQLLETLPLPNIKWICPTAPTRPVAIFGGYPCTAWFDVGDLSEDGPDDLEGLDASAAHVANLLSTEPADIKLGIGGFSMGAAIALYSATCRILGQYGNGNPYSVNLSAIVGLSGWLPCSRTLKSRMEGSREATRRAASLPILLCHGSGDDVVAYKHGERSAQTLNSVGFRDLTFRCYNGVGHYTVPEEMDEVRNWLTARLELEGLRA; from the exons ATGAGTTACAGTAGCACCACTATGGGTTCTG GTAGTCAAAGTAGAAGACCGTTTGAGTTTGGAAGAACTCATGTGGTTAGGCCCAAGGGGAAGCACCAGGCTACCATAGTTTGGCTGCATGGACTTAGTGATAAAGGATCAAG TTGGTCCCAGCTCTTGGAAACCCTCCCTCTTCCAAAT ATCAAGTGGATTTGCCCTACTGCTCCCACTAGGCCGGTTGCAATATTTGGTGGATATCCTTGTACTGCTT ggtTTGACGTGGGAGATCTTTCAGAAGATGGTCCTGATGATTTGGAGGGGTTAGATGCTTCAGCAGCACATGTGGCCAATCTTTTGTCGACAGAACCTGCTGACA TCAAACTTGGTATTGGTGGCTTCAGTATGGGTGCTGCAATAGCACTCTACTCTGCCACATGCCGCATATTAGGACAATATGGGAATGGAAACCCATATTCAGTCAACCTTAGTGCAATTGTGGGTTTGAGTGGCTGGCTTCCATGTTCAAG gaCCCTAAAAAGCCGAATGGAAGGATCGCGTGAGGCAACAAGGCGTGCGGCATCTTTGCCCATCTTGCTCTGCCATGGTTCAG GTGACGATGTGGTTGCATATAAACACGGAGAGAGATCAGCACAGACGTTAAATTCTGTTGGATTTCGAGATCTTACATTTAGATGCTATAATGG GGTAGGTCACTACACAGTCCCTGAAGAGATGGATGAAGTTCGTAACTGGCTCACTGCCAGGCTGGAACTAGAGGGTTTACGGGCATGA
- the LOC102612282 gene encoding uncharacterized protein LOC102612282 — MSRPGDWNCRSCNHLNFQRRDSCQRCGEPRAGDRSGDYGSFGGRGSSSFGFSTGPDVRPGDWYCSVGNCGAHNFASRSSCFKCGATKDDSAGGFGEGGDMPRMRGFRFGGGGSSSSSRSGWKSGDWICTRPGCNEHNFASRTECFRCSAPRDSAGNKFSY; from the exons ATGAGCAGGCCAGGAGATTGGAACTGCAGGTCATGCAACCACTTGAACTTCCAAAGAAGGGACTCATGCCAACGCTGCGGCGAGCCAAGAGCCGGTGACAGATCAGGCGACTATGGAAGTTTTGGAGGGAGAGGAAGCTCTTCTTTTGGATTCAGCACTGGGCCGGACGTTAGACCTGGTGACTGGTACTGTAGCGTCGGCAACTGCGGAGCTCACAACTTTGCTAGCCGTTCCAGCTGCTTCAAGTGTGGCGCTACCAAGGATGATtctgcgggtgggtttggtgaAGGTGGCGACATGCCTCGAATGAGAGGCTTCAGATTTGGTGGCGGAGGCAGCAGCAGCTCTAGCCGCTCCGGATGGAAATCCGGAGACTGGATTTGCaccag GCCTGGTTGCAATGAGCACAATTTTGCAAGCCGAACAGAATGTTTTAGATGCAGTGCACCAAGGGATTCTGCAGGCAACAAGTTTTCGTATTAA
- the LOC102612884 gene encoding uncharacterized protein LOC102612884 yields MAYKLLSNLLHGANCCKTKRNGALHSNGMLFHTSRDSHEEILSYEWYAKLYQKITRLTHLLKNVDLVDGRMVNVTDDSVIINERMEQRMRIFKSFVRAFIGCPSVQHTIQKNVAASSGDANCARLVCFSKPCEREPMIVNSLTIVSNFLKVSAQQRKSVRLTICPQVTQHRIWVGAIDEILNGLNLEIGLLNDQCPTKGTKMGQQIVSSCLKFLAKTETSYDRDSTSWMRLAPAKVVDSHISSKWEEVLEMFNDLIKCLENERGLLYYVSKLEVMKEGLAQIKDVLADKHIGYKEVRLQESLVQKKLSKTLGHSSKCLFTLLLYYLNGQVRDIEVDVCGGIYANGSDNKFTLCMGRILTSDEDKMVWSGVKQLDRALGLFKFLWETAGMKGVLDLQGHLWSVGATERSLTYRGNTFFLHGVSL; encoded by the coding sequence ATGGCGTATAAACTATTGTCCAACTTGTTACATGGTGCTAATTGTTGTAAAACCAAGAGAAATGGAGCCCTGCATTCGAACGGGATGTTATTCCACACCTCTAGAGATTCCCATGAAGAGATTTTGAGTTATGAATGGTATGCGAAGCTGTATCAAAAGATTACAAGACTGACccatttgttaaaaaatgttGATTTAGTTGATGGGAGGATGGTCAATGTAACAGACGATTCGGTTATCATTAATGAACGTATGGAACAAAGAATGCgtattttcaaatcttttgtGAGGGCCTTTATTGGGTGTCCTTCAGTTCAGCATACTATACAGAAGAATGTGGCGGCGTCATCGGGGGATGCAAATTGTGCCCGATTGGTTTGTTTCAGTAAACCATGTGAAAGAGAGCCCATGATTGTGAATTCACTCACCATAGTGAGCAACTTCCTCAAAGTTTCTGCCCAACAAAGGAAATCAGTGCGTCTCACAATATGCCCTCAGGTTACACAGCACCGAATATGGGTAGGTGCTATTGATGAGATATTAAATGGGTTGAATTTAGAAATTGGTTTGTTGAACGATCAATGCCCGACCAAAGGGACTAAGATGGGTCAGCAGATTGTTTCCAGCTGTCTAAAGTTTTTAGCCAAGACAGAGACTTCCTATGATCGTGACTCCACTTCTTGGATGAGGCTTGCCCCTGCAAAAGTTGTTGATTCTCATATTTCTTCTAAATGGGAAGAGGTTCTTGAGATGTTCAATGATCTGATTAAGTGTTTGGAAAATGAAAGAGGGCTGCTTTATTACGTGTCAAAGCTTGAAGTCATGAAAGAAGGGTTGGCTCAGATCAAGGATGTGTTGGCTGATAAACATATTGGATACAAGGAAGTTCGGCTTCAGGAAAGCTTAGTGCAGAAGAAACTTTCGAAGACATTGGGTCATTCGTCAAAGTGCCTGTTCACTCTTTTGTTGTATTACCTGAACGGACAAGTTAGAGACATTGAAGTGGATGTGTGCGGTGGGATATATGCAAATGGCAGTGACAACAAATTTACCTTGTGCATGGGAAGAATTCTAACATCAGACGAGGATAAGATGGTTTGGTCTGGGGTTAAGCAGTTGGACAGGGCTCTTGGATTGTTCAAATTCTTGTGGGAAACAGCAGGAATGAAAGGGGTTCTGGATTTACAAGGCCACTTATGGTCTGTAGGGGCTACAGAGAGGTCCCTTACATATAGAGGAAACACTTTTTTCTTACATGGGGTCAGTCTTTGA
- the LOC102611790 gene encoding CRC domain-containing protein TSO1 produces the protein MDSPEPTTAAVKTPASVAASAAATNITASSSSSPPVQESPFSNFLNNLSPIKPVSGPHELQGFLGLNSPLAFTSPQINALRETSSCKRPPCQQLPTAEMSENDDGVRKFSADLGNVEKSDSLLQSGLIVNSQKDNDVRSSVQVQPSGSSGCVDEYLADAVDVDCAHSEHGVSISSKQSFDVLQSSVSGRTDSKKALLKFDDKNDAVSNVDVAVAMIGKAEESIQGKLTCDIEPNEYPKMESNSSSNHASEKQQSENTSAQNAGSGRGDESDCPSQSLREPLQTIQTYEDFRENAGAILYGPHDNPMHDPEAGKHQRGMSRRCLQFEEAQLKVTVCSSNPSNKLNDVTSSQLPTTPVESESPDPSHVDLNITSGKRQLASLPHPVTPVFPPHHTGKSPLTVSKPSGIGLHLNNLIKSSPEGHGAPVGVNLSSTEAGMLESKASIAASSLISESFDDMGPLNWPPPVDPNGTPLTMRKFNSEHADNFEEISQLSPKKKRQKSSSTVDSDGCKRCNCKKTRCLKLYCDCFAAGIYCAESCACQGCFNRPEYEDTVLETRQQIESRNPLAFAPKIIPRVTEFPDDGNRFTPSSSRHKRGCNCKKSMCLKKYCECYQAYVGCSSGCRCENCKNVYGRKEEYVGNEEMVNSRAIPEGVSDSKPERVTNKNEFLHAELYDLRNLTPLTPSFQFSDHGKDASKSRILSGRYVPSPKSDLTILSSYVKSSRTLNSSDSNEMLLEKSREIVDVDPYGQERDYSSADMVEQFSPRCHSLADLCDFNPLLDFPSTAMESSASSKATGWTNVSRLQLCPRSGSLLSGSSLRWRSSPVTPLTQLGGTKSLQALDSDGRLSGILGDDTPEVLKDASTPIKSVKVSSPSRKRVSPPHGRAHEHGSSSSSMLKSGRKFILKAVPSFPPLTPCIDSKGSTGQKSFPHLNPCTDSEESTDQERSNFQENKQ, from the exons ATGGACTCTCCTGAACCTACAACCGCCGCCGTTAAAACCCCCGCTTCCGTTGCCGCCTCCGCCGCCGCTACCAACATCACCGCttcatcttcaagttctccTCCAGTTCAG GAATCCCCTTTCTCTAACTTCCTGAACAACCTATCACCTATAAAGCCAGTCAGCGGTCCTCATGAATTACAAGGGTTCTTGGGACTTAACTCCCCTCTTGCATTCACGTCCCCACAAATAAATGCACTCAGAGAAACAAGTTCCTGCAAAAG GCCACCATGTCAACAATTGCCCACTGCAGAAATGTCTGAAAATGATGATGGAGTCAGAAAATTTTCTGCAGATCTTGGTAATGTGGAGAAATCTGATTCCTTATTACAAAGTGGACTGATTGTTAACTCTCAGAAAGACAATGATGTGCGAAGCTCCGTACAAGTCCAACCCAGTGGTTCCTCCGGGTGTGTTGATGAATATTTGGCTGATGCTGTGGACGTTGACTGTGCGCACTCTGAGCATGGAGTCAGTATAAGCTCAAAACAATCTTTTGATGTGCTTCAATCATCAGTAAGTGGTAGAACTGATTCAAAGAAAGCCTTGTTGAAATTTGACGACAAAAATGATGCAGTGTCGAACGTGGATGTAGCAGTAGCCATGATTGGTAAAGCTGAAGAAAGCATTCAAGGAAAGTTGACGTGCGATATTGAGCCAAATGAATATCCAAAGATGGAGTCTAACTCTTCTTCCAACCATGCTTCCGAGAAACAACAAAGTGAAAACACAAGTGCTCAG AATGCAGGGAGTGGCCGTGGAGATGAATCTGATTGTCCTTCTCAATCGCTGCGTGAACCACTCCAGACTATTCAGACATATGAAGATTTTCGTGAGAATGCAGGAGCAATCCTGTATGGACCTCATGATAATCCAATGCATGATCCTGAG GCCGGTAAACACCAGCGTGGCATGAGTAGGCGTTGCCTTCAATTTGAAGAAGCTCAACTTAAAGTTACTGTATGCAGTAGCAATCCTTCAAATAAGTTGAATGATGTAACAAGTTCTCAATTACCTACTACCCCTGTAGAATCAGAGAGCCCGGATCCATCTCATGTGGATTTAAATATAACTTCTGGCAAGAGGCAGCTAGCTAGTTTGCCCCATCCTGTGACTCCCGTGTTTCCCCCTCATCATACTGGGAAATCTCCCTTAACTGTCTCCAAGCCATCGGGTATTGGCTTGCATCTCAACAATCTTATCAAGTCTTCCCCAGAGGGTCATGGTGCACCAGTTGGTGTAAATTTATCCAGTACTGAAGCTGGGATGCTTGAATCTAAGGCATCAATAGCTGCTAGTTCTTTGATTTCCGAATCATTTGATGACATGGGACCTTTGAACTGGCCACCACCAGTTGACCCTAATGGAACTCCACTCACTATGAGGAAGTTTAACTCGGAGCATGCTGACAACTTTGAGGAGATCAGCCAACTGAGccccaaaaagaaaaggcaa AAATCATCAAGCACTGTTGATAGTGATGGTTGCAAACGTTGCAATTGTAAGAAGACAAGATGCTTGAAACT TTACTGCGATTGTTTTGCTGCCGGAATCTATTGTGCTGAATCTTGTGCTTGCCAAGGGTGCTTTAACAGACCTGAATATGAAGATACTGTACTTGAGACACGGCAACAAATTGAATCCCGTAATCCACTGGCTTTTGCTCCCAAGATTATACCGCGGGTCACTGAGTTTCCG GATGATGGAAACCGTTTCACGCCATCCTCATCTAGGCATAAAAGAGGCTGCAATTGCAAAAAGTCAATGTGTCTGAAAAAATATTGTGAATGCTACCAG GCTTATGTTGGTTGCTCAAGTGGATGTCGATGTGAGAATTGTAAAAATGTCTATGGCAGGAAGGAAG AATATGTtggaaatgaagaaatggTTAATAGTAGAGCCATACCAGAGGGTGTGTCAGATTCCAAACCAGAAAGGGTTACAAACAAGAATGAGTTCTTGCATGCTGAGTTGTATGATCTTCGCAACCTGACACCACTGACCCCATCATTCCAGTTCTCAGA CCATGGAAAGGATGCGTCAAAATCACGAATTCTTTCTGGTAGATATGTTCCATCGCCCAAGTCTGATCTTACCATCTTATCATCTTATGTAAAATCCTCAAGAACTCTGAATAGTTCTGATAGCAATGAAATGCTTCTGGAAAAGAGTAGAGAAATTGTGGATGTAGATCCTTATGGTCAGGAAAGGGATTACAGCAGTGCAGATATGGTAGAACAATTCTCGCCAAGGTGTCATTCACTTGCTGATTTATGTGATTTCAATCCACTGCTTGATTTTCCTTCAACAGCCATGGAGTCTTCAGCATCATCAAAAGCAACAGGCTGGACAAATGTTTCCAGACTCCAATTATGCCCGAGAAGTGGAAGCCTCTTGTCAGGCAGTTCACTTCGTTGGCGTAGTTCACCTGTTACCCCGTTGACTCAGCTAGGTGGGACCAAAAGTCTCCAGGCACTTGACTCTGATGGCAGGCTTAGTGGCATTCTGGGAGATGATACGCCTGAGGTATTGAAAGATGCTTCAACCCCCATTAAGTCTGTTAAAGTAAGTTCCCCAAGCCGCAAGCGTGTTTCACCTCCCCATGGTCGTGCACATGAGCATGGGTCCAGCTCTTCAAGCATGTTGAAAAGTGGCCGTAAGTTCATATTAAAGGCCGTGCCATCTTTCCCACCTCTCACCCCTTGCATTGATTCCAAAGGAAGCACTGGTCAGAAATCTTTCCCACATCTCAACCCTTGCACTGACTCCGAAGAAAGCACTGATCAGGAAAGAAGcaattttcaagaaaataaacaatga
- the LOC102626093 gene encoding uncharacterized protein LOC102626093 isoform X1 codes for MLFQFLFEGCTITLKLHLSIQYYLSPFLSDLLHTCSQSRRPFEFGRTHVVRPKGKHQATIVWLHGLSDKGSSWSQLLETLPLPNIKWICPTAPTRPVAIFGGYPCTAWFDVGDLSEDGPDDLEGLDASAAHVANLLSTEPADIKLGIGGFSMGAAIALYSATCRILGQYGNGNPYSVNLSAIVGLSGWLPCSRTLKSRMEGSREATRRAASLPILLCHGSGDDVVAYKHGERSAQTLNSVGFRDLTFRCYNGVGHYTVPEEMDEVRNWLTARLELEGLRA; via the exons ATgctttttcagtttttatttgaaggCTGTACCATAACTCTCAAACTCCACTTAagtattcaatattatttatcCCCATTTTTATCAGATCTTCTCCATACTT GTAGTCAAAGTAGAAGACCGTTTGAGTTTGGAAGAACTCATGTGGTTAGGCCCAAGGGGAAGCACCAGGCTACCATAGTTTGGCTGCATGGACTTAGTGATAAAGGATCAAG TTGGTCCCAGCTCTTGGAAACCCTCCCTCTTCCAAAT ATCAAGTGGATTTGCCCTACTGCTCCCACTAGGCCGGTTGCAATATTTGGTGGATATCCTTGTACTGCTT ggtTTGACGTGGGAGATCTTTCAGAAGATGGTCCTGATGATTTGGAGGGGTTAGATGCTTCAGCAGCACATGTGGCCAATCTTTTGTCGACAGAACCTGCTGACA TCAAACTTGGTATTGGTGGCTTCAGTATGGGTGCTGCAATAGCACTCTACTCTGCCACATGCCGCATATTAGGACAATATGGGAATGGAAACCCATATTCAGTCAACCTTAGTGCAATTGTGGGTTTGAGTGGCTGGCTTCCATGTTCAAG gaCCCTAAAAAGCCGAATGGAAGGATCGCGTGAGGCAACAAGGCGTGCGGCATCTTTGCCCATCTTGCTCTGCCATGGTTCAG GTGACGATGTGGTTGCATATAAACACGGAGAGAGATCAGCACAGACGTTAAATTCTGTTGGATTTCGAGATCTTACATTTAGATGCTATAATGG GGTAGGTCACTACACAGTCCCTGAAGAGATGGATGAAGTTCGTAACTGGCTCACTGCCAGGCTGGAACTAGAGGGTTTACGGGCATGA